A stretch of Calditrichia bacterium DNA encodes these proteins:
- a CDS encoding NAD(P)H-dependent oxidoreductase, whose translation MNKKKILIINGHPDKESFNYGLSEAYRNGAKKSSAEVKEIRIRELNFNPNLQFGYRKRTELEPDLLEAQEKLKWADHIVWVYPVWWGSVPAIMKGFLDRVLLPGFAFKKREGSVWWDKYFNGKTARLICTMDQPNWYYRLIYKSPSHSAMKKLTMNFIGVKSVKITPIGPIRLSTDEFRQQWLKKVEKLGELNK comes from the coding sequence ATGAATAAAAAGAAAATTCTGATTATAAACGGCCACCCCGATAAAGAAAGCTTCAATTATGGACTTTCTGAAGCATACAGGAACGGCGCAAAAAAATCGTCTGCTGAAGTAAAAGAAATCAGGATCAGGGAATTAAATTTCAATCCTAACCTCCAATTTGGTTACAGAAAACGAACAGAACTTGAACCTGACTTATTAGAAGCCCAAGAAAAACTAAAATGGGCTGACCATATAGTTTGGGTTTATCCAGTTTGGTGGGGTTCTGTGCCTGCAATTATGAAAGGATTTCTAGACAGAGTTTTATTACCTGGATTTGCATTTAAAAAAAGAGAAGGTTCAGTATGGTGGGACAAATATTTTAATGGAAAAACAGCTCGACTAATTTGCACAATGGACCAGCCAAATTGGTATTATAGATTGATTTACAAAAGTCCGTCACATAGCGCGATGAAAAAACTGACAATGAATTTTATCGGAGTAAAGTCTGTAAAAATAACACCAATTGGACCTATACGACTTTCAACAGATGAGTTTCGTCAACAATGGCTGAAGAAGGTTGAAAAACTGGGTGAATTAAATAAATAG
- a CDS encoding dihydrofolate reductase family protein: MRKLKLQMQVTLDGFNSTGPNDEQKWVTWAWDEIRQYVLDLANSADTEIIGRKLAVDYLPYWLDAYKHPEDPMHEVAKIKANQKKIVFTKTLETSPWENTELATGNLADEIHKLKHQDGKDIIVYGGSSFVASLIKQELIDEFHFFINPIAIGKGVAAFGEIENWQSLKLKKSITCDSGIVILHYERT, from the coding sequence ATGAGAAAATTGAAATTACAAATGCAGGTTACGCTTGACGGGTTTAATTCGACAGGACCAAATGACGAACAGAAATGGGTAACCTGGGCTTGGGACGAAATAAGACAGTATGTTCTTGACCTGGCTAACTCAGCAGACACTGAAATAATCGGTAGAAAATTAGCCGTTGACTATCTACCCTATTGGCTTGATGCCTATAAACATCCGGAAGATCCAATGCATGAAGTAGCTAAAATCAAAGCCAACCAAAAGAAAATTGTTTTTACGAAGACACTTGAAACATCACCGTGGGAAAATACAGAGCTTGCAACAGGAAACCTGGCAGACGAAATCCATAAACTGAAACATCAGGATGGTAAAGACATTATCGTATATGGTGGCAGTTCATTTGTCGCTTCGTTAATCAAGCAGGAACTGATTGACGAATTTCACTTTTTTATCAATCCCATTGCCATTGGGAAAGGCGTTGCTGCTTTTGGAGAGATAGAAAACTGGCAATCGTTAAAGCTCAAAAAATCAATTACTTGCGACAGTGGAATAGTGATACTTCATTACGAACGAACGTAA
- a CDS encoding DUF1211 domain-containing protein, whose protein sequence is MRNAVYKNKQHDPRINYRGENASRLDNLTDAVFGIAITLLIFNLSNPNSFGDLLVFTKTLPAFLISISFIILIWNEHLGFSEIYSLNDTKLTVLNTLFIALVIFYVYPLRFLTLFLTNFFFSTDIAVNIQGNQVPYLMIYYGFVAFALYLVLFLFYHRAYTIKLELQLNEYEIFYTKSQKQRLLIMFSVPLLSIALTLVFNQVSFIWASIVGGITYCLYTPLIIWWYNKFKNKSNEFRNK, encoded by the coding sequence ATGAGAAATGCGGTATATAAGAACAAACAACACGACCCAAGAATCAATTACCGGGGTGAAAATGCGTCACGACTGGACAATTTGACTGACGCTGTATTTGGCATCGCCATAACGCTGTTGATTTTCAATTTATCGAATCCCAATTCATTTGGCGACTTGCTGGTTTTTACTAAAACGCTGCCCGCTTTTTTAATCAGCATCTCATTTATTATTTTGATTTGGAACGAACATTTGGGATTTTCGGAGATATACTCCCTGAATGACACAAAGCTGACTGTCTTAAATACATTGTTTATTGCATTGGTAATTTTTTATGTGTATCCGTTACGCTTTTTAACGCTTTTTCTAACCAACTTTTTTTTCAGTACAGATATTGCCGTAAACATTCAAGGAAACCAGGTACCCTATTTGATGATTTACTATGGTTTTGTTGCCTTTGCCCTTTATCTTGTGCTGTTTTTGTTTTACCATAGAGCCTACACCATCAAGTTGGAATTACAGCTTAACGAATACGAGATTTTTTATACCAAATCCCAAAAACAACGATTACTAATTATGTTTTCCGTGCCGTTGCTTTCAATTGCACTTACCTTGGTTTTCAATCAGGTGTCGTTTATTTGGGCTTCGATTGTTGGTGGTATTACCTATTGTCTTTACACACCCCTGATCATCTGGTGGTATAATAAATTTAAAAACAAGTCGAATGAATTTCGCAATAAATGA